A window of Chitinophaga sp. MM2321 contains these coding sequences:
- a CDS encoding IS110 family transposase, giving the protein MDPKFFVGVDISKVTIDVAIVSNNIVITNFKTENSEPAIKELLLKLKADYHINRLNTLFCAEAMGIYATFLLAVLGKNKMPVCMESPLQIKRSIGIARGKTDLLDACRIAIYASKHYKVLRLWEEPRPCISHLKSLMAIRRRLIKARVMLKNSKKTNAYYLNKLENSYVTNLTKMSLAGLSADVKELEMQMLSTVKSDAHLQKIFEILNSIPHIGKIISLHLITATNEFKDFSNPKKFACYCGIAPFEWSSGTSLNGKKRISRLANKELKTLLHLASIGYTRRKKSMLGKFYLKKVQEGKNKMSILNAIRNKLVHRIFACVRDNKMFEESL; this is encoded by the coding sequence ATGGATCCTAAATTCTTTGTTGGTGTCGATATTTCAAAAGTCACGATTGACGTTGCAATTGTCTCCAATAATATTGTAATAACCAATTTCAAAACTGAAAATTCCGAACCTGCGATAAAAGAGCTGTTGTTAAAGCTTAAAGCTGATTACCACATAAATCGGCTAAACACCCTATTTTGTGCTGAGGCAATGGGAATATATGCTACCTTCCTTTTAGCGGTTTTAGGTAAGAATAAGATGCCCGTATGTATGGAATCTCCACTGCAGATTAAGCGATCAATTGGTATCGCAAGGGGGAAGACTGATTTATTAGACGCTTGCAGGATTGCAATATATGCAAGCAAACACTATAAAGTTTTGCGATTATGGGAGGAACCCAGACCTTGTATTTCCCACTTAAAGTCCTTGATGGCAATTAGAAGACGATTGATAAAAGCTAGGGTGATGCTTAAAAATAGTAAAAAAACAAATGCATACTATTTAAATAAGTTGGAGAATAGTTATGTAACCAATCTAACAAAAATGTCTCTTGCTGGATTAAGTGCCGACGTAAAAGAACTTGAAATGCAAATGTTGTCAACAGTGAAATCTGATGCCCATTTACAGAAAATATTTGAAATATTGAACTCTATCCCACATATTGGGAAAATCATATCGTTGCATTTAATAACTGCTACAAATGAGTTCAAGGATTTTAGTAATCCTAAGAAGTTTGCATGTTATTGTGGTATCGCTCCATTTGAATGGAGTTCAGGAACCAGTTTAAATGGAAAGAAAAGGATTTCACGTTTGGCCAATAAAGAGCTTAAAACGCTGCTTCATTTAGCCTCAATTGGATATACACGAAGAAAGAAATCGATGCTAGGAAAATTTTATTTAAAAAAAGTTCAGGAAGGAAAAAACAAAATGAGTATTCTTAACGCCATCAGAAATAAGCTGGTTCATAGGATATTTGCATGCGTTCGGGATAATAAAATGTTTGAAGAAAGTCTGTAA
- a CDS encoding SDR family oxidoreductase codes for MKTYFQNKTVIITGGSSGIGKALVATLLQMGASVAVCGRKQPALSALQNEINHANLFTFVADVSVEADCKSFIENSIERFGKIDILINNAGISMRAMFRDLDLSVLKSLMDINFWGTVYCTKYALPAILASKGTIVGVSSIAGYRGLPARTGYSASKFAMQGFLEALRTECLHTGVNVMWVCPGFTSSNIRNTALNPQGQTQSETPLNEDKLMSAEAVSIAIAKAIVKRKRTLVLTTQGKLTVLLSKLFPGLLDGIVYNHFKKEPGSPLS; via the coding sequence ATGAAAACTTACTTCCAGAACAAGACTGTTATCATCACCGGCGGATCGTCGGGTATTGGGAAGGCACTCGTTGCTACGTTATTGCAGATGGGCGCTTCTGTTGCCGTATGTGGTAGAAAGCAGCCTGCGCTCTCGGCTTTACAAAACGAAATCAATCATGCCAACCTCTTTACTTTTGTAGCGGATGTAAGTGTGGAGGCCGACTGCAAATCATTTATTGAAAACAGTATAGAAAGATTTGGTAAGATAGATATCCTGATCAATAATGCGGGGATCTCTATGCGTGCTATGTTTCGCGACCTGGATCTGAGTGTATTGAAATCGCTGATGGATATCAATTTCTGGGGAACGGTATACTGCACCAAGTATGCGCTTCCGGCTATTCTTGCCAGTAAGGGCACTATCGTAGGTGTGTCTTCCATTGCCGGTTACAGGGGACTGCCTGCACGTACGGGATATTCCGCTTCCAAATTTGCGATGCAGGGTTTCCTCGAAGCATTGCGTACGGAATGTTTGCATACAGGCGTCAACGTGATGTGGGTATGTCCCGGGTTTACGTCTTCCAATATCCGTAATACCGCCCTCAATCCCCAGGGACAAACGCAAAGCGAAACGCCCCTGAACGAGGACAAACTGATGAGCGCCGAAGCGGTATCCATTGCTATCGCCAAAGCAATCGTGAAACGCAAACGTACACTTGTACTCACCACGCAGGGGAAACTCACTGTATTGTTGAGCAAACTTTTCCCCGGTCTCCTGGATGGTATCGTTTACAATCACTTTAAAAAAGAACCAGGCTCCCCGCTGTCCTGA
- a CDS encoding SAM-dependent chlorinase/fluorinase, which translates to MSIITLTSDIGMQDYLVGAIKGQLWQYCPECHVTDITHHISPFNLPQATYICKSAFAYFPLGTFHFVLINLFDQRPEHVLVAEHNGHYIGCADNGLLTMIAGGMPEKVVKIPLDKNAPKNTFTIIQLLASAARELSRGKALGELAPLSQSINVKNNLQPLVGDDFIEGQIIHIDNFENVVVNITRDQFNAQCRNRAFKIFFRRNEVISQISETYADVSEGQKLALFNAAGYLEIAINKGNAAGLFGLQGFRRDQLTQPAGYQQLSYYQTVRIIFQ; encoded by the coding sequence ATGTCCATTATAACATTAACATCAGACATAGGAATGCAGGATTACCTGGTAGGTGCCATCAAAGGGCAGCTCTGGCAATACTGCCCGGAATGTCATGTTACGGACATCACCCACCATATCAGCCCTTTTAACTTACCACAGGCTACTTATATCTGTAAAAGCGCCTTCGCCTACTTTCCGCTGGGTACCTTCCACTTTGTATTGATCAACCTGTTCGACCAACGCCCCGAACACGTGCTCGTAGCGGAACATAATGGTCATTACATCGGCTGCGCCGATAATGGACTCCTCACGATGATCGCAGGCGGTATGCCGGAAAAAGTAGTGAAGATTCCGTTAGATAAAAATGCACCCAAGAATACTTTTACCATCATTCAGCTGCTGGCTTCCGCTGCGCGGGAACTAAGCCGCGGCAAGGCGCTTGGTGAACTGGCGCCACTCTCTCAAAGCATTAATGTAAAAAACAACCTGCAACCTTTGGTGGGAGATGATTTCATCGAAGGACAGATCATTCATATAGACAACTTCGAAAATGTGGTGGTCAATATCACCCGCGACCAGTTCAATGCCCAGTGCAGGAACCGGGCCTTCAAGATCTTTTTCCGCCGTAATGAGGTGATCAGCCAGATCAGCGAAACCTATGCGGACGTTTCCGAAGGACAGAAGTTGGCGCTTTTTAACGCTGCCGGCTATCTTGAAATAGCTATCAATAAAGGAAATGCTGCCGGCCTTTTTGGCCTCCAGGGCTTCCGCCGCGATCAGCTCACCCAGCCCGCCGGCTACCAGCAACTATCCTACTACCAAACTGTAAGAATAATCTTTCAATGA
- a CDS encoding antibiotic biosynthesis monooxygenase family protein: MINRLVKMEFAPDKVNSFRELFSRQQQLIRHFPGCLHLELWLHDATGHTFFTFSKWESEAALEAYRNSDLFKETWAATKVLFSAKPAAWTVTEAASL; the protein is encoded by the coding sequence ATGATCAATCGACTCGTAAAAATGGAGTTTGCCCCCGACAAGGTAAATTCCTTCCGGGAGCTTTTTTCCCGGCAACAACAGCTTATCCGCCATTTTCCCGGATGCCTCCACCTGGAACTCTGGTTGCATGACGCTACCGGCCATACTTTCTTTACCTTTAGTAAATGGGAGTCCGAAGCAGCCCTGGAAGCCTACCGGAACTCAGACCTCTTCAAGGAAACCTGGGCCGCCACCAAAGTGCTTTTCAGCGCAAAACCAGCAGCATGGACGGTTACGGAAGCTGCCAGTCTTTGA